The following is a genomic window from Crossiella equi.
CGGCCTACGGACCGCCTGCCTGGCAGGAGGCCCTCGCCGGGCTCGTGGTCGCCCTCGTCCTCGGCGCGCTGGCCTGGAATGGCAGGATGCTCCGGGTTTGACGAGGAGGAGACTGTGCAGCTTGGTCTGGTGACCGTCCTGGTCCGCGACTACGACGAGGCCATCCGCTTCTACACCGAGGCCCTGGGCTTCCGGCTGGCCGAGGACACCGCGCTGCCCGGCGGCGCCCGCTGGGTCGTGGTCCGCCCGGACGGCGACGGCCCCACCGGGCTGCTGCTGGCCCTGGCCGAGGGCCCCGACCAGGAAGAGCGGGTCGGCGCGCAGACCGGGCAGCGGGTGTTCCTGTTCGTGCACAGCCAGGACTTCGCCGCCGACCACGCCCGGATGACCGCCGCCGGGGTCCGCTTCCTGGAGGAGCCCCGGTACGAGGCCTACGGCACCGTCGCGGTGTTCGAGGACCTCTACGGCAACCGCTTCGACCTCATCCAGCCCGCGAGCTAGTGGCTTGTCACGCAGCCTTGGACGGGTAATGGGTCCAGGTGCGGATGGGTGAGTCGGTGGCGAAGCCGGTCTTGGGCTCAGCCCGGGTGTTGTGCCAGCGGATGTAGGCGTTGATGGCGGCGTTCTGCTCGGTGTGGCTGCGGTGGTCGGTGCCGCCCAGGGCGAAGTAGCGCAGGGCGGCGAACTCGGCCTCGATCCAGTTCAGCCAGGATCCGTAGGTCGGCAGGTAGACCAGCTCGATCTGGTTGTCCGCGCACCAGGCGCGGACGTCGAGGTCGCGGTGCGGGGAGTAGTTGTCGCAGATGACATACAACTTCTCACCGGCCCACCGCGCCCGCAGGGTCTTGAGGAAGGACAGGAACTCGAGCGCACGCTTGCGTGGCCGGATCCGGTAGAACAGCTTGCCGGTGGCCAGATCGAGCGCGGCGAGCATCTGCATGACCCCGCCGTGGCGGTGGTAGGTCGCCCGCAGCCGTTTCGGCCTGCTCTGGGGCCGCCAGGCCTTCCCCTTGCGTGGTAGCAGGTTCAACGGACCGAACTCGTCCACACAGATCACCCGCCCGTCGGTGGGCGGGTGGTCGTAGAGGTCGAGCACCCGGTGCATCTTGGCGATGAAGTCCGGGTCGGGGGAGGTCTTCCACGTGGTCGTGGTCTGCCAGGAGATCCCGGCCTCGCCCAGGATGCGGCGCAGGGTCTCCCGGCTGATCGCGGCCACGGTGCCACGCTTGAGCAGGTGCTCGCGCAGCTTGGCCAGTGACCAGGTGGCGAAGGCTGTGATGCCCCAGTCGGCGGGGGAGGTCCGGGCGATCAGGCAGATCCGGTCACGGATGTGCTCACCGATCGTCCTCGGGCGTCCCCCGCTCCATTTTGGGTCCAGCGCCGCGAACCCCCGTTCGTTGAAGGCGTGGATGACATCGCGCACGTAGTCCTGGCTGACCTGCATCAACGAGGTGATGTCCTGGACGGTTTGGCCTTGTCCGGACATCAGCACCACGATCGCTCGCCGCAGCCGGACCGGGTCTTTCGAGCTCCGGCTGATCCGCTGCAGTTTGCGGCCGTCCTCCATCGACAACGGTCGGACGAACACGCTCGGTCGCCGAGCCATGACCACCTCCCACACTCGACATGCGGGACCAGCCTGCCGGTCCACCCGGAAGACCGATAACCGGGTCAACGATCCGCGACAAGCCACTAGGCCGCGGCCAGCGCCTCGGTCGGGGTCAGCCGGGCCGCCCGCATCGACGGGTGCAGCCCGGCGGCCACGCCCACCAGCACCGCGCCCACCAGACCGCCCGCCAGCGCCAGGGGTGGCAGCACCGGCGGCCAGCGCTGCCAGGTCGCGTAGCCCACCGTGGCCAGCGTGCCCAGCAGTGTGCCGGTCAGCCCGCCCAGGCCGGACAGCAACGCCGCCTCGGTGAGGAACTGGGTGCGGATGTGCGAACGGGTGGCGCCCAGGGCCCGGCGCAGGCCGATCTCCCGGCGCCGCTCCAGCACCGAGACCACCATCGTGTTGGCCACCCCGATGCCGCCCACCAGCAGCGCGATGCCCGCCAGGCCCAGGAACAGGCCGGAGAAGTTGGACTGCGCCGCCCGTTTGGCCGCCAGCGCGTCCGAGGGCCTGCTGACCGAGACCAGGCCCGGCAGCTTCGGGTGCAGCGTCGCGGGCAGCACCGCGCGCACGTCGTCGATCGCGTCCTCGCGCACCGTGGTGTACACGACCGTGGGGTGCCCGTCGAAGGCCAGGTGCGCCCGCGCGGACGGCCAGCCGGTGAACACCGAGCGCTCCAGGTCCGGGTGCAGCGGCAGCGGGTCGAGCACGCCCACCACGCTGAACCAGGTGCCGCCCACGAACAGCTGCGGCGCGGCCTGGCCCGGTACCAGCTCGGTGATGCCCAGCCGGGCCGCCGCCCGGTCGCCCAGCACCACCGCCGGGAACCGTTCGGTCACCGCGTCCAGGAACCGTCCGGAGTGGACGGTGCCCCGCACGGTGCCCAGCAGGTCGGTGGTGGCGGCCAGCACGGTGATGCCCGCGCCATCGGACAGCTCCGCCCGGTCCGAGCGGCGCACCACCGAGTGCGTGTTGGCCACCGCCGCGCTGGCGGTGACCGGGCCGATCCGGCGGGCCAGCGCCGCGGCGTCCGGGGGCAGCAGCACCGGCGGGTCCTGGTTCGGGGCCGGTTCGGCGCGCAGCAGGTTCGTGCCCAGCGCGGACAGCTCCGACAGCAGCGCCTGGTGGCTGGAGGCGGGCACCCCGGTGACCACGACCACGGTGGCGATGCCGATCGCGATGCCCAGCGCGGACAGCGCCGCCCGCAGCCGCCGCGTGCGCAGCCCCACCAGGCCCAGTTCGAGGAGGTCGGCGAAGCCGGTCACGAGCTCGTCACCACCGTCAGCCCCTCGGTGACGCCGTCCCCGCTGACCTCGACCAGCTCCTTGGCGAACAGGCCGGTGGTGACCGCACGCAGCTGCCCGCCCGGCAGCTGCACCGCGTACCCGCCCTCGCGTAAGGCCACCAGCGCGCCCAGCGGCACGGCGAGCACCCCCGGCCGCGTCTCGGTGGGCACCCGCACCCGCACCGCCGCCGCGTCCAGCCCGGCCAAGTCGGCCGGGTCCTTCGGGGTGACCACCACGGTGATCTTCGGCGGCCCGCCCTGCCCGGAGGCGTCCTTGCCGCCGGAGACCACCGTGCCCACCGAGGCCACGGTGCCCGGCAGCTCCTTGGAGTCGGGCCGGGTGACGACGACCTCGGCGCCCGCCTTGAACCGGTCCGCCTCGGTGGCCGGGACCTCCACCGACACCACCTTCTCCGTGGCGGTCACAGTCAGCAGCGGGCCCGCCGCCGGATCACCCGGCTGGGCGGTCACCGAGGCCACCCGCGCCGGGCCCGGCAGCACCAGGACCTGGCCCACCTCCAGGGTGCCGGTGTCGGGCAGCCCGGCCTTGCGCTGCCAGGCCTTCACCGCCGAGGCCAGCGCCGGGGTGTAGGTAGCCAGCTTGGCGGGCAGCTTGTGGCCCAGCGCCCGCAGGTTGTCCGCGACCACCGCGACGTCACCGCCCTTGGGCTGCTCGCCCTCCGCCGGTACCTCCAGCTTGCGGAACAGCGGGGTCGCGCCGAAGAACACCGGCACCGGCCGGTCGTTCACCCGGAACAGCGCCGCCCCGCGCTCGGCCGCCTCACCCGCCTTCGGCAGCTTGGTGACCAGGCCCGCACCCGCGCCCTTGACCACCTGCTCCGGCCCGAACCCGAGCGTGCCCGCGAACTCCTGGCTCAGGCTCAGGTCGGTGCGCACCACGGCGACCGTGCGCGCCGCCTGCCCGCCCGGTGCGGCCTGCGGCGCGGGCCGCGAGGCGAACAGGAACCACACCAGTCCGCCCAGGGCCAGCACCGCCACCCCGGCCGCTCCGAACGCCACGCGGCGGCGCCGCCGCTCACCGCGCACTGAAGGCCTCGATCTTGCAGTCCTTCTCCACCTTGGTCTTCTGGTCGGGGCTGAGCGTGGACGGGGTGTCGGCGTAGTTCCAGCCGCTGCCGAACGGCTCGATCGGCACCACCTTCAGCCCGCGCTGGTCCATGCACTGGATGTAGGCGCGGTAGCGGTCGGGGAAGTCCGGGTTCTTCTTGTCCAGCTCCGGCGGCTGCAAGGGCAGCCGGGTGGCGCACTTCTGCCGCGCCGCCTTGCCCGTCGGCGACTCGTCGTGCTGGTCCGGGGACGTGCCGTCGCCCCGCTTCTCCAGCATGCGGTGCCCGTTCTGCTTCAGGCACAGGTTGTACGGCACCCAGGCCCGCCGCACGTCCTCGTCGGAGGAGTCCAGACGCAGCTGCGGCCGCTCCGACTCACCCGAGGGGGTGACAGAACCACTCGACGGGGTGGGACTGTCCGGAGTGGACAGCGAGGCCACCTGGGACGGCGGCGGCGCGGCCGGGGAGCAGGCGGCCAGCGCGGCCACCGCGACGGGCAGGAGCAGCGCGGTGCGCAGCGGTCGGTTCCTCATGGCAGCGACCATCCACCAGAGATGTTGTGAAGTTGTCAGGAACCGGTAGGGATGCTGTGGTTCGTCCTACCATCGCAGGCATGTGCGCCCACATCGTGCTGGCCGAGGACGACGAGCACCAGGCCGAGCTCGTGCGCCGCTACCTGGAACGCGAGCAGCACACCGTCGTCGTGGTCTCCGACGGCGGCCTCGTGCTGGAGGAGGTCCGCCGCCACCCGCCGGACCTGCTCGTGCTCGACGTCATGCTGCCCACGTTGAGCGGCCTGGACATCTGCCGGGTGCTGCGCGCGGAGTCCGCGCTGCCGGTGCTCATGCTCACCGCCCGCTCCACCGAGGACGACCTGCTGCACGGCCTGGACATCGGCGCCGACGACTACGTCACCAAACCGTTCAGCCCGCGCGAGCTGATGGCCCGGGTGCGCGCGCTGCTGCGCCGCGGCCAGGTCGCCGCCCCGGCCGAGGAGGTGCTGCGCGTGGGCGCGGTCACCGTGCACCCCGACCGCCACGAGGTCACCTGCGAGGGCAGGCCGGTTGAGTGCACGCCGGGGGAGTTCCGGCTGCTCCGCACGCTGGCCGCCCAGCCCGAGCGGGTGTTCACCCGCAAGCAGCTGCTGGAGCACATGCACGGCTACGGCGACTTCGTCACCATGCGCACCATCGACGTGCACGTGATGAACCTGCGCCGCAAGCTCGAACACGACTCGCGCAGCCCCACCCGGCTGGTCACCGTCTACGGCGTGGGCTACAAGCTCAGCGACGACACCGAGCGGACCGTCGGTGCGCCGTAGCCTGTTCGCGCGGCTGCTGGTCGCCTCCGTGCTCATCGCGGTCTGCGCGGTCGGCGCCACCGCCTACCTCGCCGTGCGCACCACCACCGTGGCCATCGAGCAGGAGCAGGGCCGCACCTTCGCCGCCGACGCGGACGCCTACGACCAGCTGGTCGGCCACGCCGCCGCCCACCCCGACTGGTCCGGGGTGGAGGGCCTGCTGCGCGGGCTCGCCCACGACTCGAACCGGCGGCTGGTGCTCGTGCCCCAGGACGGGTCGCCCGCGGTGGACACCGATCCCGGCAAACCCCTGCCGGACAAGCCCTCCGCCACCGTCGACGCGCTCAACGTGGACGTGAAGCTGGACTCGGGCGGCGCCAAGGACGGCATCGACCGGCGCGCGGTCGGCCCGTTCCGGCTCACCCCGGAGGAGCAGCGGCGGCTGACCGCGGTGGTGGAGCAGGCGCTGCCGTGCGTGCGGCAGCGCACCGGCAGCGCGGAGCTGGTCACCGAGCCCAGCGGACGTCCCCGCATCGAGAGCCCCGGCCTGGTCACCACCGCCAGCTGCCAGCGGGGTGAGCCGAACAAGCCCACCCCCACCGAACAGGCCGCCCTGGAGGAGCTGAACAAGCTGGTCAACGCCTGCGTACAGCGCAAGCGCGGCACGTCGGTGAC
Proteins encoded in this region:
- a CDS encoding VOC family protein, with amino-acid sequence MTVLVRDYDEAIRFYTEALGFRLAEDTALPGGARWVVVRPDGDGPTGLLLALAEGPDQEERVGAQTGQRVFLFVHSQDFAADHARMTAAGVRFLEEPRYEAYGTVAVFEDLYGNRFDLIQPAS
- a CDS encoding IS630 family transposase, whose protein sequence is MARRPSVFVRPLSMEDGRKLQRISRSSKDPVRLRRAIVVLMSGQGQTVQDITSLMQVSQDYVRDVIHAFNERGFAALDPKWSGGRPRTIGEHIRDRICLIARTSPADWGITAFATWSLAKLREHLLKRGTVAAISRETLRRILGEAGISWQTTTTWKTSPDPDFIAKMHRVLDLYDHPPTDGRVICVDEFGPLNLLPRKGKAWRPQSRPKRLRATYHRHGGVMQMLAALDLATGKLFYRIRPRKRALEFLSFLKTLRARWAGEKLYVICDNYSPHRDLDVRAWCADNQIELVYLPTYGSWLNWIEAEFAALRYFALGGTDHRSHTEQNAAINAYIRWHNTRAEPKTGFATDSPIRTWTHYPSKAA
- a CDS encoding ABC transporter permease, with the protein product MTGFADLLELGLVGLRTRRLRAALSALGIAIGIATVVVVTGVPASSHQALLSELSALGTNLLRAEPAPNQDPPVLLPPDAAALARRIGPVTASAAVANTHSVVRRSDRAELSDGAGITVLAATTDLLGTVRGTVHSGRFLDAVTERFPAVVLGDRAAARLGITELVPGQAAPQLFVGGTWFSVVGVLDPLPLHPDLERSVFTGWPSARAHLAFDGHPTVVYTTVREDAIDDVRAVLPATLHPKLPGLVSVSRPSDALAAKRAAQSNFSGLFLGLAGIALLVGGIGVANTMVVSVLERRREIGLRRALGATRSHIRTQFLTEAALLSGLGGLTGTLLGTLATVGYATWQRWPPVLPPLALAGGLVGAVLVGVAAGLHPSMRAARLTPTEALAAA
- a CDS encoding peptidoglycan-binding protein, with amino-acid sequence MRGERRRRRVAFGAAGVAVLALGGLVWFLFASRPAPQAAPGGQAARTVAVVRTDLSLSQEFAGTLGFGPEQVVKGAGAGLVTKLPKAGEAAERGAALFRVNDRPVPVFFGATPLFRKLEVPAEGEQPKGGDVAVVADNLRALGHKLPAKLATYTPALASAVKAWQRKAGLPDTGTLEVGQVLVLPGPARVASVTAQPGDPAAGPLLTVTATEKVVSVEVPATEADRFKAGAEVVVTRPDSKELPGTVASVGTVVSGGKDASGQGGPPKITVVVTPKDPADLAGLDAAAVRVRVPTETRPGVLAVPLGALVALREGGYAVQLPGGQLRAVTTGLFAKELVEVSGDGVTEGLTVVTSS
- a CDS encoding response regulator transcription factor — protein: MCAHIVLAEDDEHQAELVRRYLEREQHTVVVVSDGGLVLEEVRRHPPDLLVLDVMLPTLSGLDICRVLRAESALPVLMLTARSTEDDLLHGLDIGADDYVTKPFSPRELMARVRALLRRGQVAAPAEEVLRVGAVTVHPDRHEVTCEGRPVECTPGEFRLLRTLAAQPERVFTRKQLLEHMHGYGDFVTMRTIDVHVMNLRRKLEHDSRSPTRLVTVYGVGYKLSDDTERTVGAP